In the Haloferula helveola genome, one interval contains:
- a CDS encoding PSD1 and planctomycete cytochrome C domain-containing protein, protein MKFPAVPFALLAISPLSPAADVPGFNSDIRPLLSDRCFACHGFDANTREAGLRLDTPEGAYAELEDGPAIVPGKPDESSVWKRIMSKDPEVVMPPSTSHLKLSDDEKDLIRRWIEGGAKYEKHWTFVRAERPDVPEGSGHPIDDLVSERLREDSLELSPEADRRTLIRRLSFDLRGLPPTPEEVEAFVSDPADDAWEKVVDRFLADPAFGERMAWPWLDAARYADTNGFQGDDERTMWPWRDWVVDVFNRNLPYDDFTVWQIAGDLLPDATHEQKLATGFLRNHAINGEGGSIPEENRVNYVMDMSETVGTVWMGLTLNCCRCHDHKYDPLSQKEYYGLFDFFNQTPVDGSGGNPQTPPVISAPSESQAERELELAKRIPELESQLKILAVKVGPGQANWENARTSGTSASDSSWQTLDIEKIDSPHADFRILEDKSALVVGPVPDRGDYGVTLTAPPGPLAALRLEALRHKSMTQGGIAKSDSGNFVLTGFELFVVGPDGKRSKLPIKAAEATIEQRGLPVSAALDSDPATGWAVWQGKPIDRDHAAVFRLPEPVLIPAGSTLEVRLRHQSRYKKHLLGRFRISITDTAPPAVDRADPSLATAIRIPVANRSKEQAALVRSAYLESHPAYAELLAEVTRLRVERDKLTKSVPKVMIMADREKRRDSFILAIGSYEQPGEKVEAHTPATLPPLNVEGRPPNRLDLARWLVSRDHPLTARVTVNRFWQDLFGIGLIKSPEDFGVQSEIPKHGQLLDWLAVEFMESGWDTKHLLKTIVTSRTYRQSSRATSELLAADPDNRLLARGPRFRLPSWMIRDQALAVSGLLVPEIGGEPVFPWQPPGLWAEVTFGRRKKSYTPDTGEKLRRRSLYTFWRRISAPPMFFDNAKREMCEVGVGRTNSPLHALATLNDPIFAEASRALASRASEGRSDDPARTLARAFEIVLLRPPSEIESAVLMDSYREARSAFDPETAREFLSIGETPADPELDPVEHAALAAVCLSILNTDETLTKE, encoded by the coding sequence ATGAAGTTCCCGGCCGTCCCATTCGCCCTGCTCGCGATCAGCCCGCTTTCGCCCGCCGCTGACGTCCCGGGTTTCAACTCCGACATCCGTCCGCTCCTCTCCGACCGCTGCTTCGCCTGTCATGGCTTCGATGCGAACACCCGGGAGGCCGGCCTCCGGCTCGACACCCCGGAAGGGGCCTACGCGGAACTCGAGGACGGCCCTGCGATCGTCCCCGGCAAGCCCGACGAGTCTTCCGTGTGGAAGCGGATCATGTCGAAGGACCCGGAGGTGGTCATGCCTCCGTCCACTTCGCACCTGAAGCTCTCCGACGACGAGAAGGATCTGATCCGGCGCTGGATCGAGGGTGGCGCGAAGTACGAGAAGCACTGGACTTTCGTCCGAGCCGAGCGGCCCGACGTTCCGGAGGGATCTGGTCACCCGATCGACGATCTGGTTTCCGAGCGGCTTCGCGAGGATAGCCTGGAGCTTTCGCCGGAGGCCGACCGACGGACCCTGATCCGACGCCTTTCGTTCGACCTTCGCGGTCTGCCACCCACCCCGGAGGAAGTCGAAGCGTTCGTCTCGGACCCCGCGGATGACGCTTGGGAAAAGGTTGTGGACCGCTTCCTCGCCGACCCGGCCTTCGGCGAAAGGATGGCGTGGCCTTGGCTCGATGCCGCTCGATACGCCGACACCAACGGCTTCCAAGGCGACGACGAGCGAACGATGTGGCCGTGGCGCGACTGGGTGGTCGACGTCTTTAACCGCAACCTGCCTTATGACGACTTCACCGTCTGGCAGATCGCCGGCGACCTTCTCCCCGATGCCACCCACGAGCAGAAGCTCGCCACCGGCTTCCTCCGGAACCATGCGATCAACGGTGAAGGTGGCAGCATCCCCGAAGAGAACCGGGTCAACTACGTCATGGACATGTCCGAGACGGTCGGAACGGTCTGGATGGGGCTCACGCTCAACTGCTGCCGCTGCCACGACCACAAGTACGATCCGCTCAGCCAGAAGGAATATTACGGCCTCTTCGACTTCTTCAACCAGACCCCCGTGGACGGATCGGGTGGCAATCCACAGACCCCGCCGGTCATCTCCGCGCCCTCCGAATCGCAGGCCGAACGTGAGCTGGAACTTGCGAAGCGGATCCCTGAGTTGGAAAGCCAGCTTAAGATCCTGGCAGTCAAGGTCGGCCCGGGACAGGCGAACTGGGAGAATGCCCGGACAAGCGGCACTTCCGCCTCCGATTCGTCATGGCAGACGCTCGACATCGAGAAGATCGACAGCCCCCACGCCGACTTCCGGATTCTTGAGGACAAGTCCGCGCTCGTCGTTGGTCCTGTGCCGGACCGGGGCGACTATGGAGTCACGCTCACCGCCCCCCCGGGACCTTTGGCCGCCCTCCGGCTCGAGGCGCTCCGACACAAGTCGATGACCCAGGGCGGAATCGCCAAGTCGGACTCGGGCAATTTCGTCCTGACCGGGTTCGAGCTGTTTGTTGTCGGACCAGACGGCAAGCGGAGCAAGCTTCCCATCAAGGCCGCCGAAGCGACGATCGAGCAACGGGGATTGCCGGTCTCCGCCGCTCTCGACAGCGACCCCGCGACCGGTTGGGCGGTGTGGCAGGGCAAGCCGATCGACCGCGACCACGCGGCAGTTTTCCGACTTCCGGAACCCGTTCTAATCCCGGCCGGTTCCACGCTTGAAGTCCGTCTGCGGCACCAGTCCCGCTACAAGAAGCACCTGCTCGGCCGCTTCCGGATCTCGATCACCGACACCGCCCCACCCGCAGTGGATAGGGCCGACCCTTCGCTCGCGACAGCGATCCGCATCCCAGTCGCGAACCGCTCGAAAGAACAGGCGGCCCTCGTTCGGAGCGCCTATCTCGAGAGCCACCCCGCCTATGCCGAACTTCTGGCGGAAGTGACCCGCCTTCGCGTCGAGCGGGACAAGCTGACAAAGTCGGTGCCCAAGGTCATGATCATGGCGGACCGGGAAAAGCGCCGCGACTCCTTCATCCTTGCGATCGGATCTTACGAGCAGCCCGGCGAGAAGGTGGAGGCCCACACACCGGCGACCCTGCCTCCTTTGAACGTCGAGGGTCGCCCGCCGAACCGGCTCGACCTCGCCCGCTGGCTCGTTTCCCGAGACCACCCGCTGACGGCGCGGGTGACCGTCAACCGCTTCTGGCAGGACCTGTTCGGAATCGGACTGATCAAGTCACCGGAAGACTTCGGCGTTCAGAGCGAGATCCCGAAACACGGGCAGCTCCTTGATTGGCTCGCGGTCGAGTTCATGGAAAGCGGTTGGGATACGAAGCACCTCCTGAAAACGATCGTGACCAGCCGGACCTACCGTCAGTCGTCGCGAGCCACGTCGGAACTCCTGGCGGCCGATCCCGACAACCGGCTGCTCGCCCGAGGCCCGCGCTTCCGCCTGCCATCATGGATGATCCGGGACCAGGCGCTCGCCGTAAGCGGATTGCTCGTGCCCGAGATCGGCGGCGAGCCGGTCTTCCCATGGCAGCCGCCCGGTCTGTGGGCGGAAGTCACCTTCGGCCGGCGCAAGAAGAGCTACACGCCCGACACCGGGGAGAAGCTCCGTCGCCGCAGCCTCTACACCTTCTGGCGAAGGATCAGCGCGCCGCCGATGTTCTTCGACAACGCCAAGCGCGAGATGTGTGAGGTCGGCGTCGGCCGGACCAACAGTCCGCTGCACGCACTCGCCACGCTGAACGACCCGATCTTCGCGGAAGCCTCACGCGCCTTGGCCAGCCGAGCCTCCGAGGGCCGCTCCGATGACCCCGCCCGCACCCTTGCCCGGGCATTCGAGATCGTTCTTCTCCGCCCGCCGAGCGAGATCGAGTCCGCCGTCCTGATGGACAGCTATCGCGAAGCCCGATCCGCCTTCGATCCCGAGACCGCGCGCGAGTTCCTATCCATCGGCGAAACGCCCGCGGACCCGGAGCTCGATCCGGTCGAACACGCCGCGCTCGCCGCCGTTTGCCTTTCCATTCTCAACACCGACGAAACCCTCACCAAGGAGTAG
- a CDS encoding sulfatase family protein has product MIRCILALLFAGTWCHAAEPAPKPNAIVILLDDLGYGDLTCYGAKDMRTPRIDTLMSEGIRMNRFYANCTVCTPTRASLMTGRYPDLAGAPGVIRQWDHSSWGYLRPPGPTLPEMLKSAGYHTGMVGKWHLGYTAPNVPNEQGFDHFHGFLGDMMDDYYTHRRGGVNWMRLNDETVDPEGHATEVFTDWAIDYLGERAKAPDTPFFLYLAYNAPHFPIQPPKDWLEKVRKREPDLDPKRAANVAFVEHTDHEIGRVLDSLTELNIKDQTLVIFSSDNGGSIPHAQSNGDLRGGKQDHWEGGIRVPTCAVWPGKIPAGKTTDALGMTMDLVPTLCELAGAGKPESDGQSLRSVWLDGGVGDPDRTMIWVRREGGDRYGGRAYYAIRRGKWKLLQNHPFEPMQMVDLEADPFEQDPKPATGKVAKQLKEALMAHIRKAGAVPWKPMPDEP; this is encoded by the coding sequence ATGATTCGATGCATCCTCGCCCTCCTTTTCGCCGGCACGTGGTGCCATGCCGCCGAACCCGCCCCCAAGCCGAATGCCATCGTAATTCTCCTCGACGATCTCGGCTATGGCGACCTCACCTGCTACGGAGCCAAGGACATGCGGACGCCCCGTATCGACACGCTGATGTCGGAGGGAATCCGGATGAACCGGTTCTATGCCAACTGCACCGTCTGCACGCCGACCCGCGCATCGCTGATGACCGGCCGTTACCCGGATCTCGCCGGAGCGCCCGGAGTGATCCGGCAGTGGGACCACAGCAGCTGGGGCTATCTCCGCCCGCCCGGCCCGACGCTTCCGGAAATGCTCAAATCGGCGGGCTACCACACCGGCATGGTCGGCAAGTGGCATCTGGGCTACACGGCTCCGAACGTTCCCAACGAACAGGGCTTCGACCACTTCCACGGATTCCTCGGCGACATGATGGACGACTACTACACCCATCGTCGTGGCGGCGTGAACTGGATGCGGCTCAATGACGAGACCGTCGATCCCGAGGGACACGCGACCGAGGTTTTCACCGATTGGGCCATTGATTACCTTGGGGAACGAGCGAAGGCGCCGGACACTCCTTTCTTCCTCTACCTCGCTTACAACGCGCCCCATTTCCCGATCCAACCCCCAAAGGACTGGCTGGAAAAGGTCCGGAAGCGCGAACCGGACCTCGACCCGAAGAGGGCCGCCAATGTGGCCTTCGTCGAACACACCGACCATGAGATCGGACGGGTGCTCGACAGCCTCACCGAGCTGAACATCAAGGACCAAACCCTCGTCATCTTCTCATCCGACAATGGCGGATCCATTCCCCACGCCCAATCGAACGGCGACCTTCGGGGCGGCAAGCAGGACCACTGGGAAGGAGGCATCCGGGTGCCGACCTGCGCCGTCTGGCCCGGCAAGATCCCTGCCGGCAAGACCACCGACGCTCTGGGAATGACGATGGATCTCGTCCCGACCCTTTGCGAACTGGCCGGAGCCGGGAAACCGGAAAGCGACGGCCAGAGCCTGCGTTCGGTCTGGCTCGACGGGGGCGTCGGCGACCCGGATCGAACCATGATCTGGGTGAGGCGCGAAGGTGGCGACCGTTACGGAGGACGAGCCTACTATGCCATCCGTAGAGGCAAGTGGAAGCTGCTCCAGAACCACCCGTTCGAACCGATGCAGATGGTCGATCTCGAAGCCGACCCCTTCGAGCAGGATCCGAAGCCCGCGACCGGCAAGGTGGCGAAGCAACTCAAGGAAGCTCTCATGGCGCACATCCGGAAAGCGGGTGCCGTGCCGTGGAAACCGATGCCGGACGAGCCGTGA
- a CDS encoding substrate-binding domain-containing protein has product MADFHVSSGSRQVADFLRNELARGRWTGTMPGRSRLAAEIGVSGKLIDAALMILEDEGLLISGGPRRRRRIRPKYESASTRALRVTIATSEAADRNLPYMVDLLHQLQESGHAATFAPKTLLELGRDPARVSRMVDRTESDAWVIMSGSKGVLEWFASEGIPAIALYGRRRSLPIAGVGPEKQPAVVEAVRRTFQLGHRRIVMLSRRERRLPAPGAIERAFLEEVAAHGIEPSAYHLPDWDETPDGFHRGLARLFQITPPTALIVDEAPMFFAATQFLSSQGLKVPDDVSVICMDPDPNFLWFKPTVSHIYWDSRPVIRRIVRWAANVSNGREDLRQTLTKAEFVEGGTLAPAASHR; this is encoded by the coding sequence ATGGCCGATTTCCACGTCAGCTCCGGCAGCCGCCAGGTTGCGGACTTCCTCCGCAACGAATTGGCGCGTGGTCGATGGACCGGAACCATGCCGGGAAGGTCGCGCCTGGCCGCCGAAATCGGGGTCAGCGGCAAACTCATCGATGCGGCACTGATGATCCTCGAGGACGAAGGCCTTCTAATCTCCGGAGGACCTCGAAGAAGGCGCCGCATCCGTCCGAAGTACGAATCAGCTTCGACTCGGGCGCTTCGCGTGACCATCGCCACATCGGAAGCGGCCGACCGCAATCTCCCTTACATGGTCGATCTCCTTCACCAGCTTCAGGAGTCGGGCCACGCCGCGACATTCGCACCGAAGACGCTACTTGAGCTCGGACGGGATCCGGCACGGGTTTCGCGGATGGTCGACAGGACCGAGTCCGATGCATGGGTGATCATGTCGGGCTCCAAAGGGGTCCTCGAATGGTTCGCCTCGGAAGGCATTCCAGCCATCGCCCTCTACGGCCGCAGGCGGAGCTTGCCGATCGCCGGAGTCGGCCCGGAAAAGCAGCCCGCTGTCGTCGAGGCCGTACGAAGGACATTCCAGCTCGGCCACCGCCGGATCGTGATGCTCTCCCGTCGCGAACGCCGGCTGCCGGCACCCGGCGCCATCGAGCGGGCGTTCCTTGAGGAGGTCGCCGCCCATGGAATCGAACCTTCAGCCTACCATCTGCCCGACTGGGACGAAACGCCGGACGGCTTCCACCGCGGTCTCGCCCGGCTGTTCCAGATCACCCCGCCTACGGCGCTTATCGTCGATGAGGCCCCGATGTTCTTCGCGGCCACCCAGTTCCTATCGAGCCAGGGACTGAAGGTCCCCGACGACGTCTCGGTGATCTGCATGGATCCGGATCCGAATTTCCTTTGGTTCAAGCCGACCGTCTCCCACATCTACTGGGACAGCCGACCGGTGATCCGTCGGATCGTCCGTTGGGCAGCCAACGTCAGCAACGGTCGGGAAGACCTACGCCAGACGCTGACCAAGGCCGAGTTCGTCGAAGGCGGCACCCTCGCCCCGGCTGCCAGCCACCGTTGA
- a CDS encoding Ig-like domain-containing protein has product MNRIPTPPTLVAAFAGLTLSATPATTGVSFSESFESPVVAGFDDNTVPGGGNWIGASNGFGSSNRGLFNETVAWPATPPFGTPYGDQAYYLNYTNSALTTAQGATGLTVTQDVTYTLTFNIAVTEGTASSNYLVELVAFGASDDNSSRTNGQSGRPGTVVGTASGSVTTTDMSATAFITYTPDGTSPDLGKELGIRLVKASGSVLYDNIRLLSGHDLNPDPGNGEDLSAGGDVNLSWTNMPPEAPASDTYVDVWFGTTSGALSQVVDGQILSSTLVSAPMAGTYYWRIDSYPDGDPNGTPVVGDELFFTIADTDGDGFPDEYEFLHTGTNTGLNPGDDLENGGAGDGLTNMEEYNYGTDPNNADTDGDSLEDGPEINGTAGLRPVTNPLLPDTDGDGLSDGVESNTGTWVSSADTGTNPVDPDWDKDGLADGVETKTGSLVDKNDTGTDPYVSDTDADGAGDYYEVYASFTDPHVDTDVPPIPYPLPDPDGSTGATNKPVKVYIMSGQSNMVGMGTVSGTGDGTLETMAMRQNRFPDLVDGSNAWTTRQDVRYRGVISDIGNAQLSPGGLDSKFGPELGFGYVMGWYHDEPVLLLKSCIGNRSLGWDVLPSGSPSYQYDGNNYAAYGDATLKWAIGDSPATWAPGSWYAGKEFDRYFTDESEWAHPDPAATNVVDVLDNFAAEYPDWATQGFEIAGFVWWQGDKDRYDMGHATRYEENLVNLINSLRSYYSNRYPGKVANNAPFVLATLGQTAIGDSSSLADEAILNAQLAVDGDSGLYPQYENNVKTVYSHPLSEGGASNSHYNERAGTYMLVGDALGRAMVGLVEASAGPDELAPVVIGNDPAIGATEVSAGVNIVVNFNEPITVESGNITLHPTDGSGDVVISVTDASQVTVSGSTLTINPTANLATSKEYAVLIDATAIDDLAGNSFAGILVDTEWRFTTAAPDLTAPTLSATDPANGSTVVVDTALEATFSEPIALGSGAITLKNLTDGAAGDVVIPVTDGTQVSVSGAVLTIQPTGDLLGGKDYAVRIDATAIDDLVGNSFVGVADDLTWYFSTPEPPPVGVVFFDNFESGANPSALPATSGSYSDTPDVDSDQSNGFTSGASNTALWARATEGFGASRCGLVDDSAEAFADPVGDQAFAFRYTNSGLTTKFGVIGSLTAGTTYTVSFDVVADSGGTPYNVQFVTFNGAGTRNDVRSDSFVSKVLASQSGNAEGDGSYKTVSFEFTPDSSLDASVMGHDLAIRFKGSTTSATIDNIQVSTSGGGGGGNDFSDWIAGYDVGGQTGFEDDPDGDGLSSGLENFLGTDPGAFSGGLESGAAAGNTFTFTHPQNASPADDLSAAYRWTQDLAGFNYGGATDGYGTQVDFTVEEDTPIAGFTTVTATVTGTAVSKLFVDLEVIQVTP; this is encoded by the coding sequence ATGAACCGGATTCCCACGCCACCGACCTTGGTCGCCGCATTCGCCGGCCTCACCCTGTCCGCAACTCCGGCCACAACGGGCGTGAGCTTTTCCGAAAGCTTCGAAAGTCCCGTGGTCGCGGGCTTCGATGACAACACCGTCCCCGGCGGAGGCAACTGGATCGGTGCTTCAAACGGCTTCGGCTCAAGCAATCGCGGACTGTTCAACGAAACCGTAGCGTGGCCTGCGACTCCGCCCTTCGGCACACCGTACGGGGATCAGGCGTACTACCTCAATTACACCAACTCCGCTCTCACCACCGCGCAAGGCGCCACGGGCCTGACGGTCACCCAGGACGTGACCTATACCCTTACGTTCAACATCGCGGTCACCGAGGGCACTGCGAGTTCCAACTACTTGGTCGAGTTGGTCGCGTTCGGTGCGTCCGACGACAACTCGTCCCGCACCAACGGTCAAAGTGGTCGTCCGGGAACCGTCGTGGGCACCGCCTCCGGCTCCGTGACGACCACGGACATGTCGGCCACGGCCTTCATTACCTACACGCCGGACGGAACGAGTCCTGATCTCGGGAAGGAACTCGGGATCCGGTTGGTGAAAGCCAGTGGCAGCGTGCTCTACGACAACATCCGCCTGTTGTCCGGTCATGATCTGAATCCCGATCCCGGTAATGGCGAGGACCTTTCGGCCGGTGGCGATGTGAACCTCAGCTGGACCAACATGCCACCCGAGGCACCTGCGTCCGACACCTATGTCGATGTCTGGTTCGGCACCACCTCCGGCGCTCTTTCGCAGGTCGTCGACGGTCAGATCCTGTCTTCGACCCTCGTCAGCGCCCCCATGGCGGGAACCTACTATTGGCGTATCGATTCTTATCCCGACGGGGATCCGAACGGCACTCCGGTTGTCGGCGACGAGTTGTTCTTCACGATTGCCGATACGGATGGCGACGGCTTCCCCGATGAATACGAGTTTCTCCATACAGGAACCAATACCGGCCTGAATCCGGGGGACGACCTCGAGAATGGCGGTGCGGGCGACGGCCTCACCAACATGGAGGAATACAACTACGGCACCGATCCGAACAATGCCGATACCGATGGCGACAGTCTCGAGGACGGTCCGGAGATCAACGGCACCGCCGGACTGCGGCCGGTGACCAATCCACTGCTCCCGGATACCGATGGCGACGGGCTGAGCGACGGGGTGGAATCGAATACCGGCACCTGGGTCAGCTCAGCGGACACCGGTACCAACCCGGTCGATCCCGATTGGGACAAGGACGGGCTTGCGGACGGCGTCGAAACCAAGACCGGCTCTTTGGTCGACAAGAACGATACCGGAACCGATCCCTACGTTTCCGATACGGACGCCGACGGGGCGGGGGACTACTACGAAGTCTATGCCTCGTTCACCGATCCCCATGTCGATACCGACGTGCCTCCGATTCCCTATCCATTGCCCGATCCCGACGGCTCGACCGGCGCGACGAACAAGCCGGTGAAGGTCTACATCATGTCAGGTCAGTCGAACATGGTCGGAATGGGAACGGTGAGCGGCACGGGTGACGGCACGCTTGAGACCATGGCGATGCGCCAGAACCGGTTCCCGGATTTGGTGGACGGATCGAACGCATGGACGACCCGTCAGGATGTTCGCTATCGCGGAGTGATTTCGGACATCGGCAACGCCCAGCTTTCGCCAGGTGGTCTCGATTCGAAGTTCGGTCCCGAACTCGGATTCGGCTACGTGATGGGCTGGTATCACGACGAACCCGTGCTGTTGCTCAAGTCATGCATCGGGAACCGGAGCCTCGGCTGGGACGTGCTTCCATCGGGAAGTCCCTCGTATCAGTACGACGGCAACAACTACGCGGCCTATGGCGACGCCACATTGAAGTGGGCGATCGGTGACTCGCCGGCGACGTGGGCTCCCGGGAGCTGGTATGCGGGCAAGGAGTTCGACCGTTACTTCACCGACGAAAGCGAATGGGCCCATCCTGACCCGGCGGCCACCAACGTGGTGGACGTGCTCGACAACTTCGCTGCCGAGTATCCCGACTGGGCCACGCAGGGATTCGAGATCGCCGGCTTCGTCTGGTGGCAAGGCGACAAGGATCGCTATGACATGGGTCACGCCACCCGCTATGAGGAAAACCTGGTCAACCTGATCAATTCGCTGCGCAGCTACTACTCGAACCGCTACCCGGGCAAGGTCGCCAACAACGCGCCCTTTGTTCTGGCGACCCTTGGCCAGACGGCAATCGGCGACAGCTCGAGTCTGGCGGACGAGGCGATTCTCAACGCGCAGCTGGCGGTGGACGGAGACTCCGGGCTCTATCCTCAGTACGAGAACAACGTGAAGACGGTCTACTCCCATCCGCTCAGCGAGGGAGGAGCCTCGAACAGTCACTACAACGAACGGGCCGGGACCTACATGCTGGTCGGGGACGCTCTCGGACGCGCGATGGTCGGGTTGGTCGAAGCGTCCGCCGGACCTGACGAGCTTGCGCCGGTCGTGATCGGCAACGACCCGGCGATCGGCGCCACGGAGGTGTCGGCAGGAGTGAACATCGTGGTCAATTTCAACGAACCGATCACCGTCGAAAGCGGCAACATCACCCTCCATCCCACCGACGGTTCCGGTGATGTGGTAATCTCCGTCACCGACGCCTCGCAGGTCACGGTTTCGGGAAGCACCCTGACGATCAATCCGACGGCGAATCTCGCGACGAGCAAGGAGTATGCGGTTCTGATCGATGCCACCGCGATCGACGATCTCGCGGGCAACAGCTTCGCGGGCATTCTCGTCGATACCGAGTGGCGCTTTACCACAGCGGCACCGGACCTGACCGCGCCGACGCTTTCCGCGACGGACCCAGCGAACGGTTCGACCGTGGTGGTCGACACGGCTCTCGAGGCAACCTTCAGCGAACCGATCGCCCTCGGCAGTGGCGCGATCACCTTGAAGAACCTGACCGACGGTGCTGCAGGTGATGTGGTGATTCCGGTCACCGACGGCACCCAGGTATCGGTATCCGGAGCGGTTCTTACAATTCAGCCAACAGGCGATCTGCTCGGCGGCAAGGACTACGCCGTCCGCATTGATGCGACGGCTATCGACGACCTTGTCGGCAACAGCTTTGTCGGTGTCGCGGATGACCTGACGTGGTATTTCTCCACTCCCGAGCCGCCTCCGGTCGGGGTGGTTTTCTTCGATAACTTCGAATCCGGTGCCAACCCGAGCGCACTTCCCGCGACTTCCGGCAGCTACTCGGACACTCCTGATGTGGACTCCGACCAGAGTAACGGCTTCACCTCAGGAGCCTCCAACACGGCCCTCTGGGCCAGGGCAACCGAGGGTTTCGGGGCTTCCCGGTGCGGGCTTGTCGACGATTCCGCCGAGGCTTTCGCCGATCCGGTTGGTGATCAGGCTTTCGCCTTCCGCTACACCAACTCGGGCCTGACGACTAAGTTCGGTGTGATCGGCAGCCTGACCGCCGGGACCACCTACACGGTTTCCTTCGACGTTGTCGCCGACTCCGGTGGCACGCCCTACAATGTCCAGTTCGTCACCTTCAACGGTGCCGGAACCCGCAATGACGTGCGCAGCGACTCGTTCGTTAGCAAGGTGCTCGCTTCACAAAGCGGCAATGCGGAAGGCGACGGCTCTTACAAGACGGTGAGCTTCGAGTTTACTCCTGACTCCTCCCTCGATGCCTCGGTGATGGGGCATGACCTCGCGATCCGCTTCAAGGGCTCGACGACCTCTGCTACCATCGACAACATCCAGGTCAGCACCTCGGGCGGCGGAGGCGGCGGCAACGATTTCTCCGACTGGATCGCCGGCTACGACGTCGGTGGTCAAACGGGCTTCGAGGACGATCCGGATGGTGACGGGCTCAGCAGCGGGCTTGAGAATTTCCTCGGCACGGATCCGGGCGCCTTTTCCGGTGGACTGGAATCCGGGGCTGCCGCGGGAAACACCTTTACCTTCACTCATCCACAGAACGCGTCACCGGCCGACGACCTGAGTGCCGCCTACCGGTGGACGCAGGACCTCGCCGGCTTCAACTACGGAGGTGCGACCGACGGCTACGGCACCCAAGTCGACTTCACCGTGGAGGAGGACACGCCAATCGCGGGATTCACGACGGTGACCGCGACGGTTACCGGAACGGCGGTGAGCAAGTTGTTCGTGGACTTGGAAGTGATCCAAGTCACCCCGTGA
- a CDS encoding AraC family transcriptional regulator, whose amino-acid sequence MKLVDQKALRTLYDGDEALREVFDVLPVCHFSAKDYRGIEEGEAGPFLTANRRFLADKGLSEVAQIRGRTDFEFYPEELVHQYLAEDWRVFRMGQPLVSQPWLVVEPTGQALIWTSSKFPVFDGDDRPMGIVCVMYPAKEDDGGYIGSGRLTDVLVHIQSNLDQPLRHAELASMIGLSGSQLSRLFRASFGESVGQYIKRVRLHAAASRLLTTESSIAEIAAHFSYYDPSHFTREFHRFHGMSPRDYRRMRSK is encoded by the coding sequence ATGAAATTGGTGGATCAAAAAGCCCTTCGGACGCTGTACGACGGCGACGAGGCGTTGCGTGAGGTGTTTGACGTGCTCCCGGTGTGCCACTTCTCGGCCAAGGACTATCGGGGAATTGAGGAGGGGGAGGCGGGGCCTTTTCTCACCGCCAACCGCCGGTTTTTGGCCGACAAGGGACTGAGTGAGGTCGCGCAGATCCGGGGGAGAACCGACTTCGAGTTCTACCCCGAGGAACTCGTGCACCAGTATCTCGCCGAGGACTGGCGGGTCTTCCGGATGGGACAGCCGCTGGTGTCGCAACCGTGGTTGGTGGTCGAGCCGACGGGGCAGGCGCTGATCTGGACTTCGAGCAAGTTCCCGGTATTCGACGGGGACGACCGGCCGATGGGAATCGTGTGCGTGATGTATCCGGCCAAGGAAGACGATGGCGGCTACATCGGCTCCGGCCGGCTCACCGACGTGCTGGTGCACATCCAGTCGAATCTCGACCAGCCGCTGCGGCATGCCGAGCTGGCCTCGATGATCGGGCTCTCCGGAAGCCAGCTCTCACGGCTGTTCCGCGCCAGCTTCGGCGAGAGCGTGGGGCAGTACATCAAGCGGGTGCGGCTCCATGCGGCGGCGAGCCGCCTGCTGACGACCGAGTCGAGCATCGCCGAGATTGCCGCACACTTTTCCTACTACGACCCTAGTCACTTCACCCGCGAGTTCCACCGTTTCCACGGCATGTCGCCCCGCGATTACCGGCGGATGCGTTCGAAGTGA